A section of the Osmia lignaria lignaria isolate PbOS001 chromosome 3, iyOsmLign1, whole genome shotgun sequence genome encodes:
- the Hr4 gene encoding nuclear hormone receptor 4 isoform X2: MCAKMSVLQGRHIGIMTLTSSPCELDNMSLFQDLKLKRRKVDSRCSSDDSPVSLGSAGSPLGIQPADAPSPINFPAPGESMADTSTLSPEANMPGSPGCPVVKVKSEYLLGIPSPGTPRDPLRGSGMASGMEARETACSDRASPDSVFPDAGSMAGFRVVEEQQQQQHHQHQQQQQQQQQQQQQQQQQQHQQRAGTPVPTRLSPYSPMQAVSTTPMPQEPTSRSDTPDKGDLSSAQTKEESDNSVFDGGGGGGSGGGGRSETSSQPSHRSSPSSQYSPSQSMSPSASTTHGSQQQQQQQQQQPQTPPTPPRPRVPSVPPHLLAHHQFWSQNNGVQGFATQRLLNGVINSTVTYGQNVAVASTSSSSSTSLSTSTGSGGATSTSTGSSSTASSCETMKPPAQRPAPAPPRPPPTVIMGEIGGVRTMIWSAPPLDPVPPPAASWTTTAAAASCSSSEESAAQLLLNLGQESRGKPSSVSYPSGPPLNMERLWASDLTQLPAAQQMQALNLTASGSGQPWTRNGGVVKSESTSQSISVAPPAPPMPPQEHEEDETPMICMICEDKATGLHYGIITCEGCKGFFKRTVQNRRVYTCVAEGGCEITKAQRNRCQYCRFKKCIEQGMVLQAVREDRMPGGRNSGAVYNLYKVKYKKHKKSNKSSGVGGNMGGMSSGGNVGGVNGSGSLGGNKNTMGSTMLDKHMAVAAVAHHSQQQHAQLAGGFLHHHKISSGDPLNSQSTTSHSSHPAHSGHLVNGTILKTALTNPSEVVHLRQRLDNTVSSSRDRSFPFDATVAMIQSLIDCDEFQDIATLRNLDELLDHKSNLSDKLCQIGDSIVYKLVQWTKRLPFYLELPVEVHTTLLTHKWHEILVLTTSAYQAIHGQHKFSNVGTDVMGADFMQEVSNNMYTLQTCLTNMMGRPITMDQLQQDVGLMVEKITYVTLMFRRVRLRMEEYVCLKVITMLSQARGGTMELEHLQERYMSCLRSFVEHSAPQQPNRFHDLLVRLPEVQSAAALLLESKMFYVPFLLNSTIQR; encoded by the exons ACTCCCCGGTATCCCTCGGATCAGCAGGCTCGCCGCTCGGGATCCAGCCGGCGGACGCTCCTTCACCCATAAACTTTCCTGCTCCAGGGGAGAGCATGGCTGACACCTCGACCCTGTCGCCGGAGGCTAACATGCCGGGCTCGCCGGGCTGCCCCGTGGTCAAAGTGAAAAGCGAGTATCTGCTAGGCATCCCGAGTCCAGGGACACCGCGAGATCCTCTTCGCGGAAGTGGCATGGCAAGTGGCATGGAAGCTCGCGAAACAGCCTGCTCGGACCGTGCGTCGCCCGATTCAGTCTTCCCGGATGCCGGTTCGATGGCGGGCTTCAGAGTCGTCgaagaacaacaacagcaacagcaccATCAGcaccaacagcagcagcaacaacaacaacaacagcagcagcaacagcagcaacaacaacatcaACAACGTGCTGGTACACCAGTACCAACCAGACTCTCGCCTTACTCGCCCATGCAAGCGGTCTCCACCACTCCCATGCCCCAGGAACCAACCTCGAGGAGCGACACTCCCGATAAGGGTGACTTATCGTCGGCCCAAACTAAGGAGGAGTCGGATAACTCGGTTTTCGACGGAGGAGGCGGAGGCGGTAGTGGCGGTGGCGGTCGTTCAGAGACCTCCAGTCAACCTAGTCACCGGAGCAGTCCATCTTCCCAGTACAGCCCTAGCCAGAGTATGAGCCCTAGTGCCAGCACGACACACGGTTcccaacaacagcaacaacaacaacaacaacaaccgcAAACTCCCCCAACACCACCGAGACCGCGGGTACCCTCGGTACCCCCTCATCTTCTGGCTCACCATCAATTTTGGTCGCAAAACAACGGTGTACAAGGATTCGCTACGCAGAGGCTATTGAACGGGGTGATCAACAGTACGGTAACCTATGGACAGAACGTGGCTGTCGCATccaccagcagcagcagcagcacgaGTCTGAGCACCAGCACGGGCAGCGGCGGAGCTACTTCCACGAGCACCGGCTCGAGTAGTACTGCCTCATCCT GCGAAACGATGAAACCACCGGCGCAGAGGCCCGCGCCGGCACCCCCGCGACCACCTCCCACAGTGATCATGGGAGAAATCGGTGGCGTGAGGACGATGATATGGTCCGCGCCACCTTTGGATCCCGTACCACCGCCGGCGGCTTCGTGGACCACCACGGCCGCGGCAGCATCCTGTTCCTCGTCCGAGGAATCGGCTGCTCAGCTGTTGCTGAACCTTGGACAAGAGTCCAGGGGCAAACCATCCTCTGTTTCCTACCCGTCTGGCCCGCCGCTCAACATGGAGAGGCTATGGGCCAGCGACCTGACGCAACTACCGGCCGCCCAACAAATGCAGGCGCTCAACCTGACCGCATCCGGTTCCGGTCAACCGTGGACGAGAAACGGAGGAGTGGTCAAATCCGAGTCGACGTCACAGTCGATATCGGTCGCACCCCCTGCACCACCTATGCCACCTCAAGAACACGAGGAGGACGAGACGCCTATGATATGCATGATCTGCGAGGACAAAGCTACCGGTTTGCACTATGGCATCATCACGTGCGAAGG GTGTAAAGGGTTCTTCAAGAGAACCGTGCAAAATAGGCGGGTGTACACCTGTGTAGCGGAAGGTGGCTGCGAGATCACGAAAGCCCAAAGGAACAGGTGTCAGTACTGTCGCTTCAAAAAGTGCATTGAACAGGGTATGGTCCTTCAGGCCGTTCGGGAAGATCGGATGCCTGGGGGAAGAAATTCTGGTGCTGTGTATAACCTTTACAAG GTGAAGTACAAAAAGCACAAGAAGAGTAACAAATCGAGCGGAGTTGGTGGAAACATGGGTGGCATGAGTAGCGGCGGTAACGTTGGCGGTGTTAACGGGTCGGGATCCCTTGGTGGTAATAAAAACACCATGGGCTCGACGATGCTTGACAAGCATATGGCTGTAGCTGCAGTTGCTCACCATAGCCAACAGCAGCATGCACAGCTAGCCGGTGGTTTTCTCCACCATCACAAAATTTCGTCGGGCGACCCGCTTAACTCGCAATCTACCACCAGTCACTCGAGTCACCCAGCTCATTCGGGTCATCTTGTTAACGGGACGATCCTGAAGACAGCGCTTACCAACCCCTCCGAA GTGGTACATTTAAGACAGAGGCTAGACAACACTGTGAGCAGTTCGAGGGATCGATCTTTTCCTTTTGATGCAACCGTCGCCATGATCCAGTCCCTCATAGACTGCGACGAGTTCCAAGATATAGCCACGTTAAGG AACTTGGACGAGCTGCTGGACCATAAATCAAACCTAAGCGACAAGCTGTGTCAGATAGGGGACAGTATAGTGTACAAGTTGGTGCAGTGGACCAAAAGGTTACCCTTTTACCTTGAGCTACCGGTCGAAGTTCACACGACGTTGCTCACCCACAAGTGGCACGAAATCCTGGTGCTGACCACCTCCGCCTATCAAGCGATACACGGTCAGCACAAGTTCTCCAATGTCGGTACCGACGTGATGGGAGCGGATTTTATGCAAGAA GTATCGAACAACATGTATACGTTACAAACGTGCCTAACCAACATGATGGGCCGACCGATAACCATGGACCAATTACAACAAGACGTAGGGCTCATGGTGGAAAAGATCACGTACGTCACGTTAATGTTCAGGAGGGTGAGGCTACGGATGGAAGAGTATGTCTGTCTGAAAGTAATCACCATGCTCTCGCAAG CACGTGGAGGTACAATGGAATTAGAGCATCTGCAAGAACGGTACATGAGCTGTCTGCGAAGTTTTGTCGAGCACAGCGCGCCTCAACAACCGAATCGGTTTCACGATCTTCTCGTCAGGTTGCCTGAA GTACAATCGGCGGCAGCTCTTCTACTCGAGAGTAAAATGTTCTACGTTCCTTTCCTATTGAACTCAACAATTCAAagatag
- the Hr4 gene encoding nuclear hormone receptor 4 isoform X4 — protein MCAKMSVLQGRHIGIMTLTSSPCELDNMSLFQDLKLKRRKVDSRCSSDGESMADTSTLSPEANMPGSPGCPVVKVKSEYLLGIPSPGTPRDPLRGSGMASGMEARETACSDRASPDSVFPDAGSMAGFRVVEEQQQQQHHQHQQQQQQQQQQQQQQQQQQHQQRAGTPVPTRLSPYSPMQAVSTTPMPQEPTSRSDTPDKGDLSSAQTKEESDNSVFDGGGGGGSGGGGRSETSSQPSHRSSPSSQYSPSQSMSPSASTTHGSQQQQQQQQQQPQTPPTPPRPRVPSVPPHLLAHHQFWSQNNGVQGFATQRLLNGVINSTVTYGQNVAVASTSSSSSTSLSTSTGSGGATSTSTGSSSTASSCETMKPPAQRPAPAPPRPPPTVIMGEIGGVRTMIWSAPPLDPVPPPAASWTTTAAAASCSSSEESAAQLLLNLGQESRGKPSSVSYPSGPPLNMERLWASDLTQLPAAQQMQALNLTASGSGQPWTRNGGVVKSESTSQSISVAPPAPPMPPQEHEEDETPMICMICEDKATGLHYGIITCEGCKGFFKRTVQNRRVYTCVAEGGCEITKAQRNRCQYCRFKKCIEQGMVLQAVREDRMPGGRNSGAVYNLYKVKYKKHKKSNKSSGVGGNMGGMSSGGNVGGVNGSGSLGGNKNTMGSTMLDKHMAVAAVAHHSQQQHAQLAGGFLHHHKISSGDPLNSQSTTSHSSHPAHSGHLVNGTILKTALTNPSEVVHLRQRLDNTVSSSRDRSFPFDATVAMIQSLIDCDEFQDIATLRNLDELLDHKSNLSDKLCQIGDSIVYKLVQWTKRLPFYLELPVEVHTTLLTHKWHEILVLTTSAYQAIHGQHKFSNVGTDVMGADFMQEVSNNMYTLQTCLTNMMGRPITMDQLQQDVGLMVEKITYVTLMFRRVRLRMEEYVCLKVITMLSQARGGTMELEHLQERYMSCLRSFVEHSAPQQPNRFHDLLVRLPEVQSAAALLLESKMFYVPFLLNSTIQR, from the exons GGGAGAGCATGGCTGACACCTCGACCCTGTCGCCGGAGGCTAACATGCCGGGCTCGCCGGGCTGCCCCGTGGTCAAAGTGAAAAGCGAGTATCTGCTAGGCATCCCGAGTCCAGGGACACCGCGAGATCCTCTTCGCGGAAGTGGCATGGCAAGTGGCATGGAAGCTCGCGAAACAGCCTGCTCGGACCGTGCGTCGCCCGATTCAGTCTTCCCGGATGCCGGTTCGATGGCGGGCTTCAGAGTCGTCgaagaacaacaacagcaacagcaccATCAGcaccaacagcagcagcaacaacaacaacaacagcagcagcaacagcagcaacaacaacatcaACAACGTGCTGGTACACCAGTACCAACCAGACTCTCGCCTTACTCGCCCATGCAAGCGGTCTCCACCACTCCCATGCCCCAGGAACCAACCTCGAGGAGCGACACTCCCGATAAGGGTGACTTATCGTCGGCCCAAACTAAGGAGGAGTCGGATAACTCGGTTTTCGACGGAGGAGGCGGAGGCGGTAGTGGCGGTGGCGGTCGTTCAGAGACCTCCAGTCAACCTAGTCACCGGAGCAGTCCATCTTCCCAGTACAGCCCTAGCCAGAGTATGAGCCCTAGTGCCAGCACGACACACGGTTcccaacaacagcaacaacaacaacaacaacaaccgcAAACTCCCCCAACACCACCGAGACCGCGGGTACCCTCGGTACCCCCTCATCTTCTGGCTCACCATCAATTTTGGTCGCAAAACAACGGTGTACAAGGATTCGCTACGCAGAGGCTATTGAACGGGGTGATCAACAGTACGGTAACCTATGGACAGAACGTGGCTGTCGCATccaccagcagcagcagcagcacgaGTCTGAGCACCAGCACGGGCAGCGGCGGAGCTACTTCCACGAGCACCGGCTCGAGTAGTACTGCCTCATCCT GCGAAACGATGAAACCACCGGCGCAGAGGCCCGCGCCGGCACCCCCGCGACCACCTCCCACAGTGATCATGGGAGAAATCGGTGGCGTGAGGACGATGATATGGTCCGCGCCACCTTTGGATCCCGTACCACCGCCGGCGGCTTCGTGGACCACCACGGCCGCGGCAGCATCCTGTTCCTCGTCCGAGGAATCGGCTGCTCAGCTGTTGCTGAACCTTGGACAAGAGTCCAGGGGCAAACCATCCTCTGTTTCCTACCCGTCTGGCCCGCCGCTCAACATGGAGAGGCTATGGGCCAGCGACCTGACGCAACTACCGGCCGCCCAACAAATGCAGGCGCTCAACCTGACCGCATCCGGTTCCGGTCAACCGTGGACGAGAAACGGAGGAGTGGTCAAATCCGAGTCGACGTCACAGTCGATATCGGTCGCACCCCCTGCACCACCTATGCCACCTCAAGAACACGAGGAGGACGAGACGCCTATGATATGCATGATCTGCGAGGACAAAGCTACCGGTTTGCACTATGGCATCATCACGTGCGAAGG GTGTAAAGGGTTCTTCAAGAGAACCGTGCAAAATAGGCGGGTGTACACCTGTGTAGCGGAAGGTGGCTGCGAGATCACGAAAGCCCAAAGGAACAGGTGTCAGTACTGTCGCTTCAAAAAGTGCATTGAACAGGGTATGGTCCTTCAGGCCGTTCGGGAAGATCGGATGCCTGGGGGAAGAAATTCTGGTGCTGTGTATAACCTTTACAAG GTGAAGTACAAAAAGCACAAGAAGAGTAACAAATCGAGCGGAGTTGGTGGAAACATGGGTGGCATGAGTAGCGGCGGTAACGTTGGCGGTGTTAACGGGTCGGGATCCCTTGGTGGTAATAAAAACACCATGGGCTCGACGATGCTTGACAAGCATATGGCTGTAGCTGCAGTTGCTCACCATAGCCAACAGCAGCATGCACAGCTAGCCGGTGGTTTTCTCCACCATCACAAAATTTCGTCGGGCGACCCGCTTAACTCGCAATCTACCACCAGTCACTCGAGTCACCCAGCTCATTCGGGTCATCTTGTTAACGGGACGATCCTGAAGACAGCGCTTACCAACCCCTCCGAA GTGGTACATTTAAGACAGAGGCTAGACAACACTGTGAGCAGTTCGAGGGATCGATCTTTTCCTTTTGATGCAACCGTCGCCATGATCCAGTCCCTCATAGACTGCGACGAGTTCCAAGATATAGCCACGTTAAGG AACTTGGACGAGCTGCTGGACCATAAATCAAACCTAAGCGACAAGCTGTGTCAGATAGGGGACAGTATAGTGTACAAGTTGGTGCAGTGGACCAAAAGGTTACCCTTTTACCTTGAGCTACCGGTCGAAGTTCACACGACGTTGCTCACCCACAAGTGGCACGAAATCCTGGTGCTGACCACCTCCGCCTATCAAGCGATACACGGTCAGCACAAGTTCTCCAATGTCGGTACCGACGTGATGGGAGCGGATTTTATGCAAGAA GTATCGAACAACATGTATACGTTACAAACGTGCCTAACCAACATGATGGGCCGACCGATAACCATGGACCAATTACAACAAGACGTAGGGCTCATGGTGGAAAAGATCACGTACGTCACGTTAATGTTCAGGAGGGTGAGGCTACGGATGGAAGAGTATGTCTGTCTGAAAGTAATCACCATGCTCTCGCAAG CACGTGGAGGTACAATGGAATTAGAGCATCTGCAAGAACGGTACATGAGCTGTCTGCGAAGTTTTGTCGAGCACAGCGCGCCTCAACAACCGAATCGGTTTCACGATCTTCTCGTCAGGTTGCCTGAA GTACAATCGGCGGCAGCTCTTCTACTCGAGAGTAAAATGTTCTACGTTCCTTTCCTATTGAACTCAACAATTCAAagatag
- the Hr4 gene encoding nuclear hormone receptor 4 isoform X3, whose translation MTLTSSPCELDNMSLFQDLKLKRRKVDSRCSSDDSPVSLGSAGSPLGIQPADAPSPINFPAPGESMADTSTLSPEANMPGSPGCPVVKVKSEYLLGIPSPGTPRDPLRGSGMASGMEARETACSDRASPDSVFPDAGSMAGFRVVEEQQQQQHHQHQQQQQQQQQQQQQQQQQQHQQRAGTPVPTRLSPYSPMQAVSTTPMPQEPTSRSDTPDKGDLSSAQTKEESDNSVFDGGGGGGSGGGGRSETSSQPSHRSSPSSQYSPSQSMSPSASTTHGSQQQQQQQQQQPQTPPTPPRPRVPSVPPHLLAHHQFWSQNNGVQGFATQRLLNGVINSTVTYGQNVAVASTSSSSSTSLSTSTGSGGATSTSTGSSSTASSCETMKPPAQRPAPAPPRPPPTVIMGEIGGVRTMIWSAPPLDPVPPPAASWTTTAAAASCSSSEESAAQLLLNLGQESRGKPSSVSYPSGPPLNMERLWASDLTQLPAAQQMQALNLTASGSGQPWTRNGGVVKSESTSQSISVAPPAPPMPPQEHEEDETPMICMICEDKATGLHYGIITCEGCKGFFKRTVQNRRVYTCVAEGGCEITKAQRNRCQYCRFKKCIEQGMVLQAVREDRMPGGRNSGAVYNLYKVKYKKHKKSNKSSGVGGNMGGMSSGGNVGGVNGSGSLGGNKNTMGSTMLDKHMAVAAVAHHSQQQHAQLAGGFLHHHKISSGDPLNSQSTTSHSSHPAHSGHLVNGTILKTALTNPSEVVHLRQRLDNTVSSSRDRSFPFDATVAMIQSLIDCDEFQDIATLRNLDELLDHKSNLSDKLCQIGDSIVYKLVQWTKRLPFYLELPVEVHTTLLTHKWHEILVLTTSAYQAIHGQHKFSNVGTDVMGADFMQEVSNNMYTLQTCLTNMMGRPITMDQLQQDVGLMVEKITYVTLMFRRVRLRMEEYVCLKVITMLSQARGGTMELEHLQERYMSCLRSFVEHSAPQQPNRFHDLLVRLPEVQSAAALLLESKMFYVPFLLNSTIQR comes from the exons ACTCCCCGGTATCCCTCGGATCAGCAGGCTCGCCGCTCGGGATCCAGCCGGCGGACGCTCCTTCACCCATAAACTTTCCTGCTCCAGGGGAGAGCATGGCTGACACCTCGACCCTGTCGCCGGAGGCTAACATGCCGGGCTCGCCGGGCTGCCCCGTGGTCAAAGTGAAAAGCGAGTATCTGCTAGGCATCCCGAGTCCAGGGACACCGCGAGATCCTCTTCGCGGAAGTGGCATGGCAAGTGGCATGGAAGCTCGCGAAACAGCCTGCTCGGACCGTGCGTCGCCCGATTCAGTCTTCCCGGATGCCGGTTCGATGGCGGGCTTCAGAGTCGTCgaagaacaacaacagcaacagcaccATCAGcaccaacagcagcagcaacaacaacaacaacagcagcagcaacagcagcaacaacaacatcaACAACGTGCTGGTACACCAGTACCAACCAGACTCTCGCCTTACTCGCCCATGCAAGCGGTCTCCACCACTCCCATGCCCCAGGAACCAACCTCGAGGAGCGACACTCCCGATAAGGGTGACTTATCGTCGGCCCAAACTAAGGAGGAGTCGGATAACTCGGTTTTCGACGGAGGAGGCGGAGGCGGTAGTGGCGGTGGCGGTCGTTCAGAGACCTCCAGTCAACCTAGTCACCGGAGCAGTCCATCTTCCCAGTACAGCCCTAGCCAGAGTATGAGCCCTAGTGCCAGCACGACACACGGTTcccaacaacagcaacaacaacaacaacaacaaccgcAAACTCCCCCAACACCACCGAGACCGCGGGTACCCTCGGTACCCCCTCATCTTCTGGCTCACCATCAATTTTGGTCGCAAAACAACGGTGTACAAGGATTCGCTACGCAGAGGCTATTGAACGGGGTGATCAACAGTACGGTAACCTATGGACAGAACGTGGCTGTCGCATccaccagcagcagcagcagcacgaGTCTGAGCACCAGCACGGGCAGCGGCGGAGCTACTTCCACGAGCACCGGCTCGAGTAGTACTGCCTCATCCT GCGAAACGATGAAACCACCGGCGCAGAGGCCCGCGCCGGCACCCCCGCGACCACCTCCCACAGTGATCATGGGAGAAATCGGTGGCGTGAGGACGATGATATGGTCCGCGCCACCTTTGGATCCCGTACCACCGCCGGCGGCTTCGTGGACCACCACGGCCGCGGCAGCATCCTGTTCCTCGTCCGAGGAATCGGCTGCTCAGCTGTTGCTGAACCTTGGACAAGAGTCCAGGGGCAAACCATCCTCTGTTTCCTACCCGTCTGGCCCGCCGCTCAACATGGAGAGGCTATGGGCCAGCGACCTGACGCAACTACCGGCCGCCCAACAAATGCAGGCGCTCAACCTGACCGCATCCGGTTCCGGTCAACCGTGGACGAGAAACGGAGGAGTGGTCAAATCCGAGTCGACGTCACAGTCGATATCGGTCGCACCCCCTGCACCACCTATGCCACCTCAAGAACACGAGGAGGACGAGACGCCTATGATATGCATGATCTGCGAGGACAAAGCTACCGGTTTGCACTATGGCATCATCACGTGCGAAGG GTGTAAAGGGTTCTTCAAGAGAACCGTGCAAAATAGGCGGGTGTACACCTGTGTAGCGGAAGGTGGCTGCGAGATCACGAAAGCCCAAAGGAACAGGTGTCAGTACTGTCGCTTCAAAAAGTGCATTGAACAGGGTATGGTCCTTCAGGCCGTTCGGGAAGATCGGATGCCTGGGGGAAGAAATTCTGGTGCTGTGTATAACCTTTACAAG GTGAAGTACAAAAAGCACAAGAAGAGTAACAAATCGAGCGGAGTTGGTGGAAACATGGGTGGCATGAGTAGCGGCGGTAACGTTGGCGGTGTTAACGGGTCGGGATCCCTTGGTGGTAATAAAAACACCATGGGCTCGACGATGCTTGACAAGCATATGGCTGTAGCTGCAGTTGCTCACCATAGCCAACAGCAGCATGCACAGCTAGCCGGTGGTTTTCTCCACCATCACAAAATTTCGTCGGGCGACCCGCTTAACTCGCAATCTACCACCAGTCACTCGAGTCACCCAGCTCATTCGGGTCATCTTGTTAACGGGACGATCCTGAAGACAGCGCTTACCAACCCCTCCGAA GTGGTACATTTAAGACAGAGGCTAGACAACACTGTGAGCAGTTCGAGGGATCGATCTTTTCCTTTTGATGCAACCGTCGCCATGATCCAGTCCCTCATAGACTGCGACGAGTTCCAAGATATAGCCACGTTAAGG AACTTGGACGAGCTGCTGGACCATAAATCAAACCTAAGCGACAAGCTGTGTCAGATAGGGGACAGTATAGTGTACAAGTTGGTGCAGTGGACCAAAAGGTTACCCTTTTACCTTGAGCTACCGGTCGAAGTTCACACGACGTTGCTCACCCACAAGTGGCACGAAATCCTGGTGCTGACCACCTCCGCCTATCAAGCGATACACGGTCAGCACAAGTTCTCCAATGTCGGTACCGACGTGATGGGAGCGGATTTTATGCAAGAA GTATCGAACAACATGTATACGTTACAAACGTGCCTAACCAACATGATGGGCCGACCGATAACCATGGACCAATTACAACAAGACGTAGGGCTCATGGTGGAAAAGATCACGTACGTCACGTTAATGTTCAGGAGGGTGAGGCTACGGATGGAAGAGTATGTCTGTCTGAAAGTAATCACCATGCTCTCGCAAG CACGTGGAGGTACAATGGAATTAGAGCATCTGCAAGAACGGTACATGAGCTGTCTGCGAAGTTTTGTCGAGCACAGCGCGCCTCAACAACCGAATCGGTTTCACGATCTTCTCGTCAGGTTGCCTGAA GTACAATCGGCGGCAGCTCTTCTACTCGAGAGTAAAATGTTCTACGTTCCTTTCCTATTGAACTCAACAATTCAAagatag